One part of the Sorangiineae bacterium MSr11954 genome encodes these proteins:
- a CDS encoding 2,3-dihydro-2,3-dihydroxybenzoate dehydrogenase, protein MSRASGLRGRIALVTGAAGGIGEAVVRLLREEGASVVATDLGAPRLEGKDVWPAALDVTDSAAVDALIDRVEQEWGAIDCGVNVAGILSTDTVVETTDTTWRRVFAVNTDGVFHVSRALARHMVRRRRGSLVTVGSNAAGIPRHAMAAYAASKAAATMFTRCLGLELAPLGIRCNIVAPGSTLTPMQTGMWADEHGAARVIAGQPERFKSGIPLGKLATPDDVADAVLFLLSDRAGHITMADLYVDGGATLRG, encoded by the coding sequence ATGAGTCGCGCGAGCGGTCTACGAGGCCGCATCGCCCTCGTCACTGGCGCCGCGGGAGGCATCGGCGAGGCGGTCGTGCGGCTGCTGCGGGAGGAGGGCGCGTCGGTCGTCGCCACCGATCTCGGCGCACCTCGGCTCGAGGGAAAGGACGTCTGGCCGGCCGCCCTCGATGTGACCGACAGCGCGGCGGTCGACGCGCTGATCGATCGCGTGGAGCAGGAGTGGGGCGCCATCGATTGCGGCGTGAACGTCGCCGGCATTCTGTCCACCGACACCGTGGTGGAGACCACCGACACCACGTGGCGGCGCGTGTTTGCCGTCAACACCGACGGGGTCTTTCACGTCAGCCGCGCGCTCGCCCGCCACATGGTGCGGCGGCGGCGGGGGAGCCTGGTCACCGTGGGCTCGAACGCGGCCGGCATCCCGCGGCACGCGATGGCCGCCTACGCCGCGTCGAAGGCGGCGGCGACCATGTTCACCCGTTGCCTCGGGCTCGAGCTCGCGCCGCTCGGCATCCGCTGCAACATCGTGGCCCCCGGCTCGACCCTCACCCCGATGCAGACCGGCATGTGGGCCGACGAGCACGGCGCGGCGCGGGTGATCGCGGGCCAGCCGGAGAGGTTCAAGAGCGGCATCCCGCTCGGCAAGCTGGCGACCCCCGACGACGTGGCGGACGCGGTGCTCTTTCTGCTCTCGGACCGCGCGGGCCATATCACCATGGCCGATCTCTATGTCGATGGAGGCGCGACCTTACGCGGATGA